The DNA window TGGTAAAGTACTCTCTTGTATACATCTTTTGTATATATGTCCAACGTTTGTCTAACGATTATCTAAATATTAAGCAGGAATGGCTTCCTTTGGTCGATTTTGCTTGTTTTCCTGGCTTTTGTGGGGAAACTTAGGAGTCCAAGGCGATGACTCGGCGATCGTTGGTGTATGGAAAAAGATTGGCATTTATTATGATATGTGCTATGACTGCCTAAAGAGCAACCCACAAGAACCAGACTTTGCTGCCAAATCCATAATCTGCGCTACTGATGCATATGTTATCCTCCGAAAATCAGCTTTCGATTTTTCGTTAAATTCTACTGGCCGCTTTCGGGAGGTGGCCAAATTGTGCGTGGATCAATTTGACATAACTTTGGGTTACTGTAAAGCCGCACTTAAAGCATGGAAATTGAAGCGAAAACCAGCCACCTTAGCATTTCTTCACAGCGGTTTGGATTATTACTTCAAGTGCGTTGATCACCT is part of the Coffea eugenioides isolate CCC68of chromosome 6, Ceug_1.0, whole genome shotgun sequence genome and encodes:
- the LOC113773652 gene encoding uncharacterized protein LOC113773652, with translation MASFGRFCLFSWLLWGNLGVQGDDSAIVGVWKKIGIYYDMCYDCLKSNPQEPDFAAKSIICATDAYVILRKSAFDFSLNSTGRFREVAKLCVDQFDITLGYCKAALKAWKLKRKPATLAFLHSGLDYYFKCVDHLFEPVPIEYVVQLNTAKDFNEVSIKVAFLAGS